A section of the Pimelobacter simplex genome encodes:
- a CDS encoding enoyl-CoA hydratase-related protein translates to MSDLIIDRERPGVVAVTFNRPERRNAFTKEMYGRMRALWLELAEDRSVRVVVLRGEGGKAFAAGNEISDFLEADAVEYETWIREMLDGLFALPQVTIAAIDGVCVGGGLAVATNADLRVATSGSRFGYPIARTLGNALSSPVLYRCAAVFGESLTREMLLASRLVTADRAYAAGAISAEVPDRAALDAEVDALVDGILHASPVTLSVTKQQLRRRAAITETAPADEEPLLREVYGGPDFAEGVRAFLAKEKPAFGR, encoded by the coding sequence GTGAGCGACCTGATCATCGACCGCGAGCGCCCCGGCGTCGTCGCGGTGACCTTCAACCGTCCCGAGCGCCGCAACGCCTTCACCAAGGAGATGTACGGCCGGATGCGGGCCCTGTGGCTCGAACTGGCCGAGGACCGCTCGGTCCGGGTGGTGGTGCTGCGCGGTGAGGGCGGCAAGGCGTTCGCGGCCGGCAACGAGATCTCCGACTTCCTCGAGGCCGACGCCGTCGAGTACGAGACCTGGATCCGGGAGATGCTCGACGGCCTGTTCGCGCTGCCCCAGGTCACCATCGCGGCGATCGACGGGGTGTGCGTCGGGGGCGGCCTCGCGGTCGCCACCAACGCGGACCTGCGGGTGGCGACGTCCGGCTCGCGCTTCGGCTACCCGATCGCGCGGACCCTCGGCAATGCGCTGTCCTCGCCGGTGCTCTACCGCTGCGCCGCGGTGTTCGGCGAGTCGCTCACCCGCGAGATGCTGCTCGCCTCGCGCCTGGTCACCGCCGACCGCGCGTATGCCGCCGGCGCGATCTCCGCGGAGGTCCCCGACCGCGCCGCGCTGGACGCCGAGGTCGACGCCCTGGTCGACGGGATCCTCCACGCCTCGCCGGTCACCCTCAGCGTCACCAAGCAGCAGCTGCGCCGCCGGGCCGCGATCACCGAGACCGCGCCGGCCGACGAGGAGCCGCTGCTGCGCGAGGTCTACGGCGGGCCGGACTTCGCCGAGGGCGTGCGGGCGTTCCTGGCCAAGGAGAAGCCGGCCTTCGGGCGCTGA
- the folP gene encoding dihydropteroate synthase encodes MKLGRHAFGEDEALMMAIVNRTPDSFFDKGATWAEDAAFARVAEVVAQGAEIVDIGGIKAAPGVEISVAEEKARVVDFVARVRETYPDLVISVDTWRAEVGAAVCAVGADVLNDAWGGADPELVDAAAEYGAALICTHTGGVTPRTRPYRIEYDDVVAAAIADTVAYAERALAAGVARESIVIDPAHDFGKNTFHSLEVTRRLGEMVATGWPVLVSLSNKDFVGETLGLDVGERLLGTLAATSVCALAGARIYRVHQVVETRQTVDMVWSIAGRRAPLRAIRGIQ; translated from the coding sequence ATGAAGCTCGGACGGCACGCGTTCGGCGAGGACGAGGCGCTGATGATGGCGATCGTCAACCGCACGCCCGACTCGTTCTTCGACAAGGGCGCGACCTGGGCCGAGGACGCCGCCTTCGCCCGCGTCGCCGAGGTGGTCGCCCAGGGCGCCGAGATCGTCGATATCGGCGGCATCAAGGCCGCGCCCGGCGTCGAGATCTCGGTCGCCGAGGAGAAGGCCCGGGTGGTCGACTTCGTGGCCCGGGTCCGCGAGACCTACCCCGACCTGGTGATCTCGGTCGACACCTGGCGCGCCGAGGTGGGCGCCGCCGTCTGCGCCGTCGGCGCCGACGTGCTCAACGACGCCTGGGGCGGTGCGGACCCCGAGCTGGTCGACGCGGCCGCCGAGTACGGCGCCGCCCTCATCTGCACCCACACCGGCGGGGTCACGCCCCGGACCCGCCCCTACCGCATCGAGTACGACGACGTGGTCGCCGCCGCGATCGCCGACACCGTCGCCTACGCCGAGCGCGCCCTGGCCGCAGGCGTCGCGCGCGAGTCGATCGTCATCGACCCGGCCCACGACTTCGGCAAGAACACCTTCCACTCGCTCGAGGTGACCCGGCGCCTCGGCGAGATGGTCGCCACCGGCTGGCCGGTGCTCGTGTCGCTGTCCAACAAGGACTTCGTCGGCGAGACGCTCGGCCTCGACGTGGGGGAGCGGCTGCTCGGGACGCTGGCCGCCACCTCGGTCTGCGCGCTCGCCGGCGCCCGGATCTACCGCGTGCACCAGGTCGTCGAGACCCGGCAGACGGTCGACATGGTCTGGTCCATCGCGGGGCGTCGCGCGCCGCTGCGCGCGATCCGGGGGATCCAGTGA
- a CDS encoding anti-sigma factor family protein — protein sequence MTGPDPYADWDAAYVLGALSSAERRAYEDHVDDCARCATAVAELGMLPGLLRLVPDEDGAALLAGPEVVPAPAAPARRRRSRVSAAVLAVLLVGAVGIGGVVLGNRAEEPPDSVGVTLAGVAPSPLRATVRLTPTSWGTEIAMTCTYAGDYGDRHRYALYVVDGAGERQLVSRWQAGPGETARTTGSTDLAPGAIRRVELEAADGTVLLAGAP from the coding sequence GTGACCGGCCCCGACCCGTACGCCGACTGGGACGCCGCCTACGTGCTCGGCGCGCTGTCGAGCGCGGAGCGCCGCGCCTACGAGGACCACGTCGACGACTGCGCCCGCTGCGCGACGGCGGTGGCCGAGCTGGGGATGCTGCCCGGGCTGCTCCGGCTCGTCCCGGACGAGGACGGCGCGGCGCTCCTCGCCGGACCGGAGGTCGTGCCGGCACCGGCCGCGCCAGCGCGGCGCCGGCGGAGCCGGGTGAGCGCCGCCGTCCTCGCGGTGCTGCTGGTCGGGGCGGTCGGCATCGGCGGCGTCGTCCTCGGGAACCGGGCGGAGGAGCCGCCCGACAGCGTCGGGGTGACCCTCGCCGGGGTGGCGCCGAGCCCGCTGCGGGCCACGGTCCGGCTGACGCCGACGTCCTGGGGGACCGAGATCGCGATGACGTGCACCTATGCGGGGGACTACGGCGACCGGCACCGCTACGCGCTGTACGTCGTGGACGGCGCCGGCGAGCGCCAGCTCGTGTCCCGCTGGCAGGCCGGACCGGGGGAGACCGCGCGGACGACCGGCTCGACCGATCTCGCGCCCGGGGCGATCCGGCGGGTCGAGCTGGAGGCGGCCGACGGCACGGTCCTGCTCGCGGGCGCGCCCTGA
- a CDS encoding TIGR03617 family F420-dependent LLM class oxidoreductase, whose protein sequence is MLLDLQLDGRPDQARERARELTAAGAAGLFTFEGPHDVFLPLAAVAGEVDADLMTNVAIAMPRSPMHLAHTAWDLQLMSGGRFRLGLGSQIRPHIEKRYGARWSPPAARMREIVAAVRTILHSWQEGTRLDFRGEHTTHTLMPPTFVPGPNPHGPPPVLLGALGPLMTRTAAEVADGLLVMPFHSRRHFQERTLPAIAEGLAAAGRSPGDLAVHPQAIVAMGRTEDELAAARAGVRGLLAFYGSTPAYRPVLDVEGWSDLQPELNRLSKTGEVAAMTALVDDRMLATLAVTGTPEECAAEIGRRFAGVAGVSRVCCYFPGYEPPLDQVAALAAALRPL, encoded by the coding sequence ATGCTCCTCGACCTCCAGCTCGACGGCCGCCCCGACCAGGCGCGTGAGCGCGCCCGGGAGCTGACCGCGGCCGGTGCCGCGGGGCTGTTCACCTTCGAGGGCCCGCACGACGTCTTCCTGCCGCTGGCCGCCGTCGCCGGCGAGGTCGACGCCGACCTGATGACCAACGTCGCGATCGCGATGCCGCGCTCGCCCATGCACCTCGCCCACACCGCGTGGGACCTCCAGCTCATGTCGGGCGGCCGGTTCCGGCTCGGCCTGGGCTCGCAGATCCGCCCCCACATCGAGAAGAGGTACGGCGCCCGCTGGTCCCCGCCCGCCGCCCGGATGCGCGAGATCGTCGCCGCGGTGCGCACGATCCTGCACTCCTGGCAGGAGGGCACCCGGCTCGACTTCCGCGGCGAGCACACCACCCACACGCTGATGCCGCCCACCTTCGTGCCCGGACCCAACCCCCACGGCCCGCCGCCGGTGCTGCTCGGCGCGCTCGGGCCGCTGATGACCCGGACCGCCGCCGAGGTCGCCGACGGCCTGCTGGTGATGCCCTTCCACAGCCGGCGCCACTTCCAGGAGCGCACCCTGCCGGCCATCGCCGAGGGGCTCGCCGCGGCCGGGCGCTCCCCCGGCGACCTCGCGGTGCACCCGCAGGCGATCGTCGCGATGGGCCGGACCGAGGACGAGCTCGCCGCCGCCCGGGCGGGCGTGCGGGGGCTGCTGGCGTTCTACGGGTCCACGCCGGCGTACCGGCCGGTGCTCGACGTCGAGGGCTGGAGCGACCTCCAGCCCGAGCTCAACCGGCTCTCCAAGACCGGCGAGGTCGCGGCGATGACCGCGCTCGTCGACGACCGGATGCTCGCCACGCTCGCGGTGACCGGCACACCCGAGGAGTGCGCGGCCGAGATCGGCCGGCGCTTCGCCGGGGTCGCCGGGGTGAGCCGGGTGTGCTGCTACTTCCCCGGCTACGAACCGCCGCTCGACCAGGTCGCCGCACTGGCGGCGGCGCTGCGCCCGCTCTGA
- a CDS encoding VanZ family protein yields the protein MKPLRWPWLWLGLWSLLVVAVIVLSLGSAPPGPDVPASDKWQHLVTYGVLAAGAVQVFRGGRPVLVAAVGLVLLGIGLEIAQGTLTSDRVMDWRDAVANTAGVGLGLLTRRTGARDVLLRAAPAPAPAPTRGA from the coding sequence GTGAAGCCGCTGCGCTGGCCCTGGCTGTGGCTGGGGCTGTGGTCGCTGCTCGTCGTAGCGGTGATCGTGCTGTCGCTCGGGTCCGCGCCGCCGGGCCCGGACGTGCCGGCGAGCGACAAGTGGCAGCACCTGGTGACCTACGGCGTGCTCGCGGCGGGTGCGGTCCAGGTCTTCCGGGGCGGGCGGCCGGTGCTGGTCGCGGCGGTCGGACTGGTCCTGCTCGGCATCGGCCTGGAGATCGCCCAGGGCACGCTCACCAGCGACCGGGTGATGGACTGGCGCGACGCCGTCGCCAACACCGCCGGGGTCGGGCTGGGCCTGCTCACCCGGCGGACCGGGGCGCGCGACGTCCTGCTCCGGGCCGCACCGGCACCGGCGCCGGCGCCGACGCGCGGCGCATGA
- a CDS encoding glucosyl-3-phosphoglycerate synthase, translated as MGIRAAHWDDWSLEGLLGRKVALGHRVSLVVPARNEAATVGAVVARVREALMDTVALVDEIVVIDSDSVDDTYAVAESAGARVHRAAEIRPDLGTHPGKGEAMWKSLFVTSGDLVVFMDADLHDWDTHFVPGLLGPLLADPQVQLVKGFYDRPGADGPLEGGRVTELVARPLIALLFPELGALVQPLAGEWAVRRAWFAGLPVPTGYAVELAALVDTVRAGGPEAIAQVDLGVRAHRHQALRDLGGMATQIIAAALARSGVTPVAGGDEAVLRQYLRGLEPVEHVVPTVERPAAEAYL; from the coding sequence ATGGGGATCCGCGCCGCCCACTGGGACGACTGGAGCCTCGAGGGACTCCTGGGCCGCAAGGTGGCCCTGGGGCACCGGGTCAGCCTCGTCGTCCCGGCCCGCAACGAGGCCGCGACCGTCGGCGCGGTCGTCGCCCGGGTGCGTGAGGCGCTCATGGACACCGTCGCGCTGGTCGACGAGATCGTCGTCATCGACAGCGACTCCGTCGACGACACCTACGCCGTGGCGGAGTCCGCCGGGGCGCGGGTGCACCGCGCCGCCGAGATCCGCCCCGACCTCGGCACCCACCCGGGCAAGGGCGAGGCGATGTGGAAGTCGCTCTTCGTGACCTCCGGCGACCTCGTCGTCTTCATGGACGCCGACCTGCACGACTGGGACACCCACTTCGTGCCCGGCCTGCTCGGCCCGCTGTTGGCCGACCCGCAGGTGCAGCTGGTCAAGGGCTTCTACGACCGGCCCGGCGCCGACGGTCCGCTCGAGGGCGGCCGGGTCACCGAGCTCGTCGCGCGGCCCCTGATCGCGCTGCTCTTCCCCGAGCTGGGCGCGCTCGTCCAGCCGCTCGCCGGCGAGTGGGCGGTGCGCCGGGCGTGGTTCGCCGGGCTCCCCGTCCCGACCGGGTACGCCGTCGAGCTCGCCGCCCTCGTCGACACCGTCCGCGCGGGCGGCCCTGAGGCGATCGCCCAGGTCGACCTCGGCGTGCGCGCCCACCGGCACCAGGCGCTGCGCGACCTCGGCGGCATGGCGACCCAGATCATCGCGGCGGCCCTCGCCCGGTCCGGCGTCACGCCGGTCGCCGGGGGCGACGAGGCCGTGCTGCGCCAGTACCTGCGCGGGCTCGAGCCGGTCGAGCACGTCGTACCCACGGTGGAGCGACCGGCGGCGGAGGCCTACCTGTGA
- a CDS encoding DUF2200 domain-containing protein — MHRIFTTSVASVYPHYVTKVERKGRTQAELDEVITWLTGFDEAALRRHLADETTFADFFAAAHLHPNAALITGSVCGIRVEDVEDPLMQKIRYLDKLVDELAKGKAMDKVLRGS, encoded by the coding sequence GTGCACCGGATCTTCACCACGAGCGTCGCGTCGGTCTACCCCCACTACGTGACCAAGGTCGAGCGCAAGGGCCGCACGCAGGCCGAGCTCGACGAGGTGATCACCTGGCTGACTGGCTTCGACGAGGCCGCGCTGCGCCGCCACCTCGCGGACGAGACGACCTTCGCGGACTTCTTCGCCGCCGCGCACCTCCACCCGAACGCCGCGCTGATCACCGGCTCGGTGTGCGGCATCCGCGTCGAGGACGTCGAGGACCCGCTCATGCAGAAGATCCGCTACCTCGACAAGCTCGTCGACGAGCTGGCCAAGGGCAAGGCGATGGACAAGGTGCTGCGCGGCTCCTGA
- a CDS encoding N-acetylmuramoyl-L-alanine amidase produces the protein MTRRAAAVLLAVAVLAAGCSGPETPGPGAGTTSAAPPSAAPSSVVLPGRPPKRRPLAGKVVVLDPGHRLGNARFPDEINRPVDAGGLTKECNTTGTATDDGYPEATFTWQVAVEARRLLRRMGAQVVLTRPDDAADAWGPCVDERGRIGNPGRPGPDADVRVSIHGDGVRSSTAHGFHVIRPGDRAGWTDDIERPSRRLAVALRDALVRAGFTPSTYRGAGGIDVRTDLGTLNLSDVPAVMAELGNMRDAGDAAVMESAAGRLRYARAIAAAVRAYLRG, from the coding sequence GTGACCAGGCGCGCCGCCGCCGTCCTGCTCGCGGTCGCCGTCCTGGCCGCGGGGTGCTCCGGCCCGGAGACCCCCGGGCCCGGCGCCGGGACGACGAGTGCCGCCCCGCCCTCCGCGGCACCCTCCTCGGTCGTCCTGCCGGGGCGCCCGCCGAAGCGCCGCCCGCTGGCCGGCAAGGTCGTCGTGCTCGACCCCGGCCACCGGCTGGGCAACGCCCGGTTCCCCGACGAGATCAACCGGCCGGTCGACGCCGGCGGGCTCACCAAGGAGTGCAACACCACCGGGACGGCGACCGACGACGGCTACCCCGAGGCGACCTTCACCTGGCAGGTCGCGGTCGAGGCCCGGCGGCTGCTGCGCCGGATGGGCGCGCAGGTCGTGCTCACCCGGCCCGACGACGCGGCCGACGCCTGGGGCCCGTGCGTCGACGAGCGCGGCCGGATCGGCAATCCCGGCCGGCCGGGGCCGGACGCCGACGTCCGGGTGAGCATCCACGGCGACGGCGTGCGGTCGTCGACCGCGCACGGCTTCCACGTGATCCGGCCCGGTGACCGGGCCGGCTGGACCGACGACATCGAGCGGCCCTCCCGCCGCCTCGCCGTGGCCCTGCGCGACGCGCTGGTCCGCGCCGGGTTCACCCCGTCGACCTACCGCGGTGCCGGCGGGATCGACGTCCGTACCGACCTCGGCACGCTCAACCTCTCCGACGTGCCCGCGGTCATGGCCGAGCTCGGGAACATGCGCGACGCCGGAGACGCCGCGGTGATGGAGAGCGCGGCCGGCCGGCTCCGCTACGCGCGGGCGATCGCGGCCGCGGTCCGGGCCTACCTCCGCGGCTGA
- a CDS encoding COG4315 family predicted lipoprotein → MNKPAALATSLLTAGVLALGGCGSDGGGGSGGDTTPTASNLTLRLADTEVGKVLVDAAGRTVYLYDKDQPGATASACTGPCVGLWPAVPAPAKPKLGPGVQGTLGTVTGADGKDQLTLEGHPLYTYASDGEAGDAYGQGYGGIWWVVGADGAKVTTPAAPSSPSSPSDPSSGGGGGYGY, encoded by the coding sequence ATGAACAAGCCCGCCGCCCTGGCCACCTCCCTGCTGACCGCGGGCGTCCTCGCGCTGGGCGGCTGCGGGTCCGACGGGGGCGGCGGCAGCGGCGGCGACACGACGCCGACCGCCTCGAACCTGACCCTGCGGCTGGCCGACACCGAGGTCGGCAAGGTCCTGGTGGACGCGGCGGGCCGGACCGTCTACCTCTACGACAAGGACCAGCCCGGCGCGACCGCCAGCGCCTGCACCGGGCCGTGCGTGGGGCTCTGGCCCGCCGTACCGGCACCGGCGAAGCCGAAGCTCGGCCCCGGCGTCCAGGGCACGCTCGGCACGGTCACCGGGGCCGACGGCAAGGACCAGCTCACGCTGGAGGGCCACCCGCTCTACACCTACGCCTCGGACGGCGAGGCCGGTGACGCCTACGGCCAGGGGTACGGCGGGATCTGGTGGGTGGTCGGGGCCGACGGCGCCAAGGTGACCACCCCCGCCGCGCCGTCGAGCCCGTCGAGCCCCTCGGATCCGTCATCTGGCGGGGGCGGCGGGTACGGCTACTGA
- a CDS encoding sigma-70 family RNA polymerase sigma factor, with product MPGDPDLIQELHRAHAAALERYVLRLVGDPQRAADVVQETLLRAWLHDVRDDERGSVRAWLYTVARHLVVDEARSSRARHETSAAEPPQTPATIEPDQVDALFDALLVGDALATLSPEHRAVVVRAYYLRLSVAEIAAALDIPPGTVKSRLHYGLRALRLALQERGVTR from the coding sequence ATGCCGGGCGATCCCGACCTGATCCAGGAGCTGCACCGCGCGCACGCCGCGGCGCTGGAGCGCTACGTCCTGCGGCTGGTCGGTGACCCGCAGCGCGCGGCGGACGTCGTCCAGGAGACGTTGCTGCGCGCCTGGCTCCACGACGTGCGCGACGACGAGCGCGGCTCGGTGCGGGCCTGGCTCTACACCGTGGCCCGGCACCTGGTCGTCGACGAGGCCCGCTCGTCGCGGGCCCGGCACGAGACGAGTGCGGCCGAGCCGCCGCAGACCCCCGCGACCATCGAGCCCGACCAGGTCGACGCGCTCTTCGACGCCCTGCTGGTGGGCGACGCGCTCGCCACGCTGAGCCCGGAGCACCGCGCGGTCGTCGTCCGGGCGTACTACCTGCGGCTCAGCGTGGCCGAGATCGCCGCCGCGCTCGACATCCCGCCGGGCACGGTGAAGTCCCGGCTGCACTACGGCCTGCGCGCGCTCCGGCTCGCCCTCCAGGAGCGGGGGGTGACCCGGTGA
- a CDS encoding rhomboid family intramembrane serine protease, whose product MPPQTRPAWQVAALAAGVFVALLWVIEAVDVAASHRLDGWGIRPRDGEGLLGILAAPLLHGGWGHLSANTVPALVLGFLTLATGVTRGLVATAIIWLAGGFAVWLVAGGSSVHLGASGLIFGWIAYLAVQGFVDRKPWEIVIGLGVLVAYGSVLWGVLPGTPGVSWQGHLFGALAGVGAAFAVRERPA is encoded by the coding sequence ATGCCCCCGCAGACTCGCCCCGCCTGGCAGGTCGCGGCGCTCGCCGCCGGCGTGTTCGTCGCCCTGCTCTGGGTGATCGAGGCCGTCGACGTCGCCGCCTCGCACCGCCTCGACGGATGGGGCATCCGTCCCCGTGACGGCGAGGGCCTGCTCGGGATCCTCGCCGCGCCGCTGCTCCACGGCGGCTGGGGCCACCTGAGCGCCAACACCGTGCCGGCGTTGGTGCTGGGCTTCCTGACGCTCGCCACGGGCGTGACCCGGGGTCTCGTCGCGACCGCGATCATCTGGCTGGCCGGTGGGTTCGCGGTGTGGCTGGTCGCGGGCGGCAGCTCGGTGCACCTCGGGGCGTCGGGGCTGATCTTCGGCTGGATCGCCTACCTCGCCGTGCAGGGCTTCGTGGACCGCAAGCCGTGGGAGATCGTGATCGGCCTCGGGGTGCTCGTCGCCTACGGCAGCGTCCTGTGGGGCGTGCTGCCCGGTACGCCGGGCGTCTCGTGGCAGGGGCACCTCTTCGGCGCGCTGGCCGGCGTGGGCGCCGCCTTCGCCGTGCGGGAGCGGCCGGCGTGA
- a CDS encoding fatty acyl-CoA synthetase, producing MPDLDVSSARQHTLGDLPRRTAQRVPDKLAIIDRGTRLTFAELDGYVERTAAAITAAGLAKGDRLALLSHNCWEFAVLDFAAARAGVVLVPINFMLGADEIAFILDHSGAAGFVAEDALVPVADAAIAAAADPQVRTRQVIRLSDAAVPDGWSDLGGWLEHEGPAVVVPMADDDPVRMMFTSGTESRPKGALLSSRSLMWQYVSCALDGSMSADDIELHTLPLYHCAQLDCFLGTDVYLGATSVILPGPDPATVLRTIADHRVTKFFAPPTVWIGLLRHPDFDTTDLSSLRKGYYGASPMPVEVLRELSERLPGVALWNFYGQTEMAPLATILGPDEQLLYAGSAGRPSLNVETRIVDDNDEPVPAGTVGEIVHRSPHATLGYYRDEAKTAEAFRGGWFHSGDLGYLDDTGHLYVVDRKKDMIKTGGENVASREVEEAIYTHPDVAEVAVFGVSHPRWVEAVAAVVVPRAGAALSADDVLAHARSVLAGYKAPKYVVLAEALPKNPSGKILKRQLRDAHADLAAGD from the coding sequence ATGCCCGACCTCGACGTCTCCTCGGCCCGTCAGCACACCCTCGGCGACCTCCCCCGGCGCACCGCGCAGCGGGTCCCGGACAAGCTCGCGATCATCGACCGCGGGACCCGGCTGACCTTCGCCGAGCTCGACGGGTACGTCGAGCGCACGGCCGCCGCGATCACCGCCGCCGGCCTGGCCAAGGGCGACCGGCTGGCCCTGCTGAGCCACAACTGCTGGGAGTTCGCGGTGCTCGACTTCGCCGCGGCCCGGGCGGGCGTGGTGCTGGTGCCGATCAACTTCATGCTCGGCGCCGACGAGATCGCGTTCATCCTCGACCACAGCGGGGCGGCGGGCTTCGTCGCCGAGGACGCGCTGGTGCCGGTGGCCGACGCGGCGATCGCGGCGGCGGCCGACCCGCAGGTGCGCACGCGACAGGTGATCCGGCTGAGCGACGCGGCCGTGCCGGACGGGTGGAGCGACCTGGGCGGCTGGCTGGAGCACGAGGGCCCGGCGGTCGTCGTACCGATGGCGGACGACGACCCGGTCCGGATGATGTTCACCTCGGGCACCGAGTCGCGCCCCAAGGGCGCGCTGCTGAGCAGTCGCTCGCTGATGTGGCAGTACGTCTCGTGCGCGCTCGACGGCTCGATGAGCGCCGATGACATCGAGCTGCACACGCTGCCGCTCTACCACTGCGCCCAGCTCGACTGCTTCCTCGGCACCGACGTCTACCTCGGCGCGACCAGCGTGATCCTGCCCGGCCCTGACCCGGCCACGGTGCTGCGGACGATCGCCGACCACCGGGTGACCAAGTTCTTCGCGCCGCCGACGGTCTGGATCGGGCTGCTGCGTCACCCCGACTTCGACACGACCGACCTGTCGAGCCTGCGCAAGGGCTACTACGGCGCCTCGCCCATGCCCGTCGAGGTGCTGCGCGAGCTGAGCGAGCGGCTGCCCGGCGTGGCCCTGTGGAACTTCTACGGCCAGACCGAGATGGCCCCACTGGCGACGATCCTCGGCCCCGACGAGCAGCTCCTCTACGCGGGCTCGGCCGGGCGTCCCTCGCTCAACGTCGAGACCCGGATCGTCGACGACAACGACGAGCCGGTCCCGGCCGGCACCGTCGGCGAGATCGTGCACCGCAGCCCCCACGCGACGCTGGGCTACTACCGCGACGAGGCCAAGACCGCGGAGGCCTTCCGCGGCGGGTGGTTCCACTCCGGTGACCTCGGCTACCTCGACGACACCGGCCACCTCTACGTCGTGGACCGCAAGAAGGACATGATCAAGACCGGCGGCGAGAACGTCGCCAGCCGCGAGGTCGAGGAGGCGATCTACACCCACCCCGACGTCGCCGAGGTCGCGGTGTTCGGCGTCAGCCACCCGCGCTGGGTCGAGGCGGTGGCCGCGGTCGTCGTCCCCCGTGCCGGGGCCGCCCTGAGCGCGGACGACGTCCTGGCGCACGCGCGCTCGGTGCTCGCGGGCTACAAGGCGCCCAAGTACGTCGTCCTGGCCGAGGCGCTGCCCAAGAACCCCAGCGGCAAGATCCTCAAGCGCCAGCTCCGCGACGCCCACGCCGACCTCGCGGCGGGCGACTGA
- a CDS encoding MFS transporter, with amino-acid sequence MTRPASSEDRWLFATLAAITTVTAVVSSLGAPLVPSIAARYDVPLSTAQWVLTSTLVTAAATTPALGRWGSGRLRRPVLLAGLAVVLVGVVLAALPITIGTLIAGRTLQGVGLALTPLTLAVARDVWTGPRLASRLSLLSIATVAGAGLGYPVTGVIAEHWGISGAYWFGTALVTLTLLLAVRFLPREAQGAPQRVDVPSVALVGVGMVATLLAVSQGERWGWTAPGVLGPAAGGVLLLTGWVLRTRRLTARGEQPLVDLRLATRPGVLGPNGVAFALAVAMYGLLTLVVLLVRDDGSAGWGLGLGPAEAGAVLLPYSFMSVAGSRVALRLARRHGPHLLLPLGSTVFASAMVLLTLWHDTYPQALLAMAVGGLGSGFTFSSLPTLIVPHVPRAETGSALAFNQLLRYLGFSVGSAVTVALLEMYGGHVAAFRATALTMAGLCLVATVAVVVVPWLRRTAPAAQPEAL; translated from the coding sequence GTGACGAGACCGGCGAGCAGCGAGGACCGCTGGCTGTTCGCCACCCTCGCGGCGATCACCACGGTCACCGCGGTCGTCAGCAGCCTGGGCGCGCCGCTGGTGCCCAGCATCGCCGCCCGGTACGACGTCCCACTGAGCACCGCCCAGTGGGTGCTCACGTCCACCCTGGTCACCGCGGCCGCCACCACCCCGGCGCTGGGGCGCTGGGGCAGCGGTCGGCTGCGGCGGCCGGTGCTGCTGGCCGGCCTGGCCGTCGTCCTGGTCGGCGTGGTGCTGGCGGCGCTGCCGATCACCATCGGGACGCTCATCGCCGGGCGCACGCTCCAGGGCGTCGGCCTCGCCCTGACCCCGCTCACGCTGGCCGTGGCGCGCGACGTGTGGACCGGTCCCCGCCTGGCCTCGCGGCTCTCGCTGCTGTCGATCGCGACGGTCGCGGGCGCGGGCCTGGGCTATCCCGTCACCGGCGTGATCGCGGAGCACTGGGGCATCAGCGGCGCCTACTGGTTCGGCACGGCGCTCGTCACCCTCACCCTGCTGCTGGCGGTCCGCTTCCTGCCCCGGGAGGCGCAGGGAGCGCCGCAGCGCGTCGACGTCCCCAGCGTCGCGCTCGTCGGCGTCGGGATGGTCGCCACCCTGCTCGCGGTCAGCCAGGGCGAGCGGTGGGGCTGGACCGCGCCCGGCGTGCTCGGCCCCGCGGCGGGCGGCGTCCTGCTCCTGACCGGCTGGGTGCTGCGCACCCGCCGGCTCACCGCCCGCGGGGAGCAGCCGCTCGTCGACCTGCGCCTGGCCACCCGGCCCGGGGTGCTCGGACCCAACGGTGTCGCGTTCGCGCTGGCGGTCGCCATGTACGGCCTGCTCACGCTGGTCGTGCTGCTCGTCCGCGACGACGGCAGCGCGGGCTGGGGGCTCGGGCTCGGCCCCGCGGAGGCGGGCGCGGTGCTGCTGCCGTACTCCTTCATGAGCGTGGCCGGCAGCCGCGTCGCGCTGCGCCTGGCCAGGCGCCACGGCCCGCACCTGCTGCTGCCGCTCGGCTCGACGGTCTTCGCCTCGGCGATGGTGCTGCTGACGCTGTGGCACGACACCTACCCGCAGGCGCTGCTGGCGATGGCCGTGGGCGGGCTGGGCAGCGGGTTCACGTTCTCGTCGCTGCCGACGCTGATCGTGCCCCACGTGCCGCGCGCCGAGACCGGCAGCGCGCTGGCGTTCAACCAGCTGCTGCGCTACCTCGGCTTCTCGGTGGGCTCGGCCGTCACCGTCGCCCTCCTCGAGATGTACGGCGGCCACGTCGCCGCCTTCCGGGCGACGGCCCTGACCATGGCCGGCCTGTGCCTGGTCGCGACGGTCGCGGTGGTCGTCGTACCGTGGCTGCGGCGAACGGCCCCCGCCGCGCAGCCCGAGGCGCTTTGA